One Coffea arabica cultivar ET-39 chromosome 5e, Coffea Arabica ET-39 HiFi, whole genome shotgun sequence DNA segment encodes these proteins:
- the LOC113687466 gene encoding uncharacterized protein, with product MAAALSSISCDLIFDSEVEKTARRTRKETRQLREEHSSAASQGPEPEVEPKDSFGDTSNDSDQEEGTMANARTLRELAAPDLNQQPLCITFPTLNDNTPFELKSGLIHLLLSFHGLSGEEPYKYLQEFDVVCNSMKPPEITEEQIKMRAFPFSLKDSAKDWLYYLPPDSITTWDQLKKKFLDKYFPASRAASLRKEICGIKQHPGKSLYEYWVRFKKLCNKCPQHQISEQLLIQYFYEGLLFRDRSIIDIASGGALVNKTPREARELIEGMAENSQQFGTREDVLIRKVNEVETFSIQQQLTELTSFVRQLAVGNASQAKVSRVCTGMGHSANMCPMIQEETTEHVNMAGHVPTPRRPYDLYSSTYNPGWRDHPNLSYGGNKQSNFMPNRQQGYQQQYQPRPPPPPSSGPSLEEMMKQLMATITQNQQRTDFEMQDIRNQMSQMVTKINRLESQVNGRLPSQPELNLKNVSAMTLRSGKEIQGSELVTPKDKDEEKIEKELQAENTSTKNPVVPPDPIIDVKTNPPPFPCRLEKSKKQDKEKEILEVFRKVEINIPLLDAIKQVPKYANFFRDLCVNRKRLRGDERIIVGENVSAVLQRKLPPKCGDPGRFTVPCNTLIRNTLLDLGASINVMHKSMYASLNLGPLKEIEIIIQLADRTNAYPNGLIEDVLVKVNDLIFPADFYVLDMDDYHSPDP from the exons ATGGCCGCAGCTTTATCTTCAATTTCGT gtgatttgatttttgattctGAGGTAGAGAAGACCGCGCGTAGAACGAGAAAAGAGACCAGACAGCTCAGAGAGGAGCACTCCAGTGCTGCATCTCAGGGACCTGAGCCAGAAGTTGAACCAAAAGATTCGTTTGGTGACACTTCAAATGACTCTGACCAGGAGGAAGGAACCATGGCTAATGCAcgaacattaagggagttggctgctcctgatttaaatcagcagccGCTATGCATTACCTTCCCCACCTTAAATGATAACACTccatttgaactaaaatctggACTGATTCATCTTTTACTCTCTTTTCATGGTTTATCAGGTGAAGAGCCGTATAAGTATCTGCAGGAGTTTGATGTTGTGTGCAATAGTATGAAGCCCCCGGAAATCACAgaagaacaaataaaaatgagggcattccccttttccttgaagGATTCTGCAAAGGACTGGCTGTACTACCTGCCACCAGATAGCATCACCACGTGGgatcaattaaagaaaaaatttttggataaatattTTCCTGCGTCCAGGGCTGCAAgtctaaggaaagaaatttgcGGGATCAAGCAGCACCCAGGGAAGTCACTCTATGAGTATTGGGTGCGGTTCAAGAAGTTGTGCAACAAATGCCCCCAGCACCAAATAAGTGAGCAGTTGCTCATACAGTATTTTTATGAGGGGCTCCTTTTCAGAGACAGGAGCATAATTGATATTGCAAGTGGAGGAGCACTGGTGAACAAAACCCCTCGGGAAGCAAGGGAGTTAATAGAGGGGATGGCAGAGAATTCACAACAATTCGGTACGAGAGAAGATGTCCTAATACGCAAGGTGAATGAGGTAGAGACATTCTCTATCCAGCAGCAGCTAACTGAGTTGACCTCGTTTGTTAGGCAACTGGCTGTAGGAAATGCATCTCAGGCCAAGGTGTCCAGGGTTTGCACTGGTATGGGTCACTCTGCAAACATGTGCCCAATGATTCAGGAAGAAACTACAGAACATGTGAACATGGCAGGTCACGTGCCCACGCCAAGAAGGCCCTATGACCTCTATTCAAGTACCTACAACCCTGGTTGGAGGGACCACCCTAACCTCAGCTATGGAGGGAACAAGCAGTCCAACTTCATGCCGAATAGACAACAAGGGTACCAGCAGCAGTACCAACCCCGACCACCTCCGCCCCCAAGCTCTGGTCCATCGTTGGAGGAAATGATGAAACAACTAATGGCAACCATTAcgcaaaatcagcaaaggacggaTTTCGAAATGCAGGACATAAGAAATCAGATGAGTCAAATGGTCACAAAAATCAACCGTTTGGAGTCCCAAGTAAATGGAAGATTGCCATCCCAACCTGAACTGAACCTGAAGAACGTAAGTGCAATGACTTTAAGGAGCGGGAAGGAAATTCAAGGGTCCGAACTCGTGACTCCAAAGGATAAGGACGAAGAGAAGATTGAGAAAGAACTTCAGGCAGAGAATACAAGTACCAAAAATCCAGTGGTACCCCCTGACCCTATCATAGACGTTAAAACTAATCCCCCTCCATTTCCTTGCAGGTTGGAGAAATCGAAAAAACAGGACAAAGAGAAGGAGATCCTAGAGGTGTTCCGCAAGGTAGAGATCAATATCCCCTTATTAGATGCCATCAAACAAGTGCCGAAATATGCAAATTTTTTTAGGGACCTATGTGTCAACCGAAAGCGGCTGAGAGGAGACGAAAGGATCATTGTTGGGGAGAATGTGTCAGCAGTTCTCCAAAGGAAGCTTCCACCAAAGTGCGGGGATCCAGGTAGGTTTACTGTCCCATGTAATACTCTAATTAGGAATACCCTGCTGGACTTAGGAGCATCGATCAACGTAATGCATAAATCTATGTATGCTTCTCTGAACCTCGGTCCATTAAAAGAAATCGAGATAATAATTCAATTAGCTGACCGAACAAATGCATACCCTAATGGGTTGATAGAGGATGTGCTGGTTAAAGTTAATGATTTGATATTTCCGGCTGACTTTTATGTACTTGACATGGATGATTATCATTCCCCTGACCCCTAA